In Haliscomenobacter hydrossis DSM 1100, the DNA window TTACCAAACTGGCTACGAACAACACAAATTCCTTTTTCTGGATCTGTTAAAACACCTCTATCCCGCAGTCGATCAACAGCTCATCAGCAAGGCTCACCCACGGGTTGAAATGATCCTGAATGAATACATGCCGAATACCACAGCAGTAAACATCGCCACCCCATTCCGTTCGGCTGGACATATCTTGCACCTGATCAATTTGACTGGCTTTAGTGGGAATACTTATTTCGAGCCCCTGCCCATACTTGATACCGAAGTGAAAATTCAACTGGATTACCGTCCCCGTAAAGTTTGGAGCCTCCGCACGGAGAAGACCTTGCCTTTTGTATACCAGAGCGGCTACATCAGCTTCAACATTGCTCGCCTAAGCGATTACGAAGGGATTGTTTTGGAAAGGTGAGCAGGAAACATTCGTCATCCCGAATTTTTTAGTGCAACAAAAGCGACACTTTTTTAACACAAAGGGCACAAAGAAAGGCACAAGGAACACAATGCAGCACTTGTCTTTGTGCACTTTGTGCTTTCCTTTGTGTCCTTTGTGCTACTTTTTTGATCCGCTTTGGTCTTTTTAAAAATTCGGGTTGATTCATGTTTAATCCGTCAATTTCAATACATCCAAAAATGCCTTCTGCGGCACTTCTACACTACCAATCTGACGCATCTTTTTCTTTCCTTCTTTCTGCTTTTCAAGCAGTTTACGTTTACGCGAGATGTCCCCACCATAACACTTGGCCGTTACGTCTTTGCGCAGGGCGGAGATGGTTTCACGGGCAATAATCTTGGCACCCACGGCCGCCTGGATGGCAATGAGAAATTGTTGGCGGGGCAGCAGTTCTTTGAGGCGCGTACAAATCTTGCGGCCAAACGACTCTGCCTTGGAGCGGTGAACCAGTGCTGAAAGTGCATCCACATTTTCGCCATTCAACTTGATCTCCAGTTTGACCAGGTCGGAAGCCCGGTAGTCGATCATGGAATAGTCGAAAGAAGCATACCCGCGCGAAATTGATTTGAGGCGATCGTAAAAATCGAATACAATTTCGGCCAGTGGCAACTCAAAAGTCAACTCAACCCGGTACGTCGTAAGGTAAGTTTGGCGCGTCAGAATTCCCCGTTTTTCCATACACAGGGTCATGATCGTCCCGATGTATTCCGGTTTGGTAATGATTTGCGCACGGATATAAGGTTCTTGTACTTCTTGCAGGTAGTTGGGATCCGGAAGATCAGCTGGAGTGCGTACCGGAAAGGCTTCCCCTTTGGTATTGGTTGCAAAATACGATACGTTGGGTACGGTCGTAATTACTTCCATGTTGAATTCCCGCGAAAGGCGTTCCTGAATGATCTCCAGGTGCAACATGCCCAGGAAACCACAACGGAAACCAAAACCCAGTGCTACGGAAGTTTCGGGTTCAAAGACCAGCGAAGCATCGTTGAGCTGGAGTTTTTCAAGGCTATCGCGCAGGTCTTCAAAATCATCGTTGTCGATGGGGAAAAGGCCCGCAAATACCATCGGTTTGACATCCTCAAAACCGTGGATGGCTTCCGTACAAGGATTGATCGCGTTGGTGATGGTATCCCCTACTTTGATCTCGCGTGATTCCTTGATGCCTGTAATAATGTATCCCACGTTGCCCGCTTCCAAATAGGGCTGCGGAATCAGGTTCATTTGCAGAATCCCCAATTCGTCGACCTCATATTCTTTACTGGTGTGGAAAAACCGAACTTTTTCACCTTTGCGCATGCGCCCATTGAGGATGCGGAAATAGGCAATTACCCCCCGGAAAGAGTTGAATACGGAGTCAAAAATAAGTGCTTGCAGGGGGGCTTCGGGGTCTCCTTTGGGTGCCGGGACGCGGTTTACCACTGCGGTCATAATTTCTTGAATGCCGATTCCCGTTTTGCCGGAGGCCAACAAAATGTCTTCTTTGGTGCAACCAATCAGGTCGATGATCTGGTCGGAGACCTCATCGATCATGGCGCTTTCCATG includes these proteins:
- the lepA gene encoding translation elongation factor 4, giving the protein MKNIRNFCVIAHIDHGKSTLSDRLLEFTKTIDKRNMVAQTLDNMDLERERGITIKSHAIQMRYVHTDGEVYVFNMIDTPGHVDFSYEVSRSIAACEGALLLVDASQGIQAQTISNLYLAIEHDLEIIPVLNKIDMESAMIDEVSDQIIDLIGCTKEDILLASGKTGIGIQEIMTAVVNRVPAPKGDPEAPLQALIFDSVFNSFRGVIAYFRILNGRMRKGEKVRFFHTSKEYEVDELGILQMNLIPQPYLEAGNVGYIITGIKESREIKVGDTITNAINPCTEAIHGFEDVKPMVFAGLFPIDNDDFEDLRDSLEKLQLNDASLVFEPETSVALGFGFRCGFLGMLHLEIIQERLSREFNMEVITTVPNVSYFATNTKGEAFPVRTPADLPDPNYLQEVQEPYIRAQIITKPEYIGTIMTLCMEKRGILTRQTYLTTYRVELTFELPLAEIVFDFYDRLKSISRGYASFDYSMIDYRASDLVKLEIKLNGENVDALSALVHRSKAESFGRKICTRLKELLPRQQFLIAIQAAVGAKIIARETISALRKDVTAKCYGGDISRKRKLLEKQKEGKKKMRQIGSVEVPQKAFLDVLKLTD